In the Armatimonadota bacterium genome, GAGTCCCTTCATCTTGGTCAGGAAACCTCTCTGCTCGGGATCTTCCGTGGACAAATGGTTGTTCATCGCGGGCCCTCCTTCTTCCTCTGCGACCGACTCGTCAGAGTCAAGAGTCGTAAGTTCAAAGCTCAATTCTCAAGGCTTTCGAGGGGCGCGCGGGCCGAAGATCGCGGTGCCGATGCGCACCATGTTCGAGCCTTCCTCGATCGCCACCTCAAAATCCGACGTCATACCCATCGAGAGCCACAGTCGGTTACCCTCGGGCAACTGCCCCCAAAGCTCCCTCAGCAGCACAAAGGATCTTCGCACAGCAGTCTCATCGTCGGTCAGCGGGCCGATGCCCATCAGTCCGCACACCCGGACTCCGTGTACCGAGGAGACCTCGCCCACCAGGTCGAGCGCAGCTTCCGGCGCGATCCCCGACTTCGATTCCTCTCCCGATACGTTCACCTCGATCAGCACGTCCTGCGACTTGCCTATCGAGGAACTCCGCTCCGCTATCTCCCGAGCGAGGGCCAAGTTGTCCACGCTCTGGATCAGATCAAACACATGGACCGCACGGGCAACCTTGTTTCGCTGGAGATGACCGATCATGTGCCAGCGGACCCGGCCGCCGATCACGTCGTACTTTGCCAGCGAATCCTGAACGTAGTTCTCTCCTATGTTCGCCACCCCTGCGTCTATCGCCTTCTCGATTGCGGCGGCGTCAACAGTTTTTGTGACGGCGACCAGTGTGACATCGGACGGGTCTCGGCCGGCGCGCGCGGCGGCGCCCGAGATGCTTTCCTCGACGCGCATGAGATTGTCTGCGATCGTCATGTCCGGACACCCGCGGCAAGTCGTACTGAATCGGGCGCATTATAGCACAAGAGTCTCGACCGGACAACGGCAGATCAGACCTTGGGTACATCTCCCAAGAGTGGGTGCGCCTCTCGATATGCCGCCGGAGCGGCT is a window encoding:
- a CDS encoding YggS family pyridoxal phosphate-dependent enzyme; protein product: MTIADNLMRVEESISGAAARAGRDPSDVTLVAVTKTVDAAAIEKAIDAGVANIGENYVQDSLAKYDVIGGRVRWHMIGHLQRNKVARAVHVFDLIQSVDNLALAREIAERSSSIGKSQDVLIEVNVSGEESKSGIAPEAALDLVGEVSSVHGVRVCGLMGIGPLTDDETAVRRSFVLLRELWGQLPEGNRLWLSMGMTSDFEVAIEEGSNMVRIGTAIFGPRAPRKP